In Podarcis muralis chromosome 7, rPodMur119.hap1.1, whole genome shotgun sequence, the genomic stretch AAAGCCTCCCTGTGGGGTCCGGCTTGTTAGAGATTCGGCTGGTGGCTGCCTGGCTCTCTCGTCAGCAGGTGAATAAAATgggtagtgcccccccccccatgcactagCCAACCTGAGATCTAAGATGCCCATTTCTGGCTTGCAGCCTCAAAACAGTTGCAAACTAAGAGGATTTAGCCTCTGGCTGGATGAGGGGCATGTTTCTGAAGAGCTCAGCTTCCAGTTTTCCCCATTTGGGTGGGTAATGTGCAAATTCAAgatgttcctcccccccccccccattttttccaaGATGTctctatcatagaatcatagagttggaatagaccacaagggccatcgagtccaaccccttgccaagcaggaaacaccatcagagcactcctgacatatggttgtcaagcctctgcttaaagacctccaaagaaggagactccaccacactccttggcagcaaattccactgtcgaacagctcttactgtcaggaagttcttcctaatgtttaggtggaatcttctttcttgtagtttggatccattgctccgtctccgcttctctggagcagcagaaaacaacctttctccctcctctatgtgacttccttttatatatttgaacatggctatcatatcaccccttaacctcctcttctccaggctaaacatgcccagctcccttagccgttcctcataaggcatcgtttccaggcctttgaccaggcctttgaccatcgtttccaggcctttgaccatccCACctcaacacagaatcatagagttgcaagggacctccagtggtcatctggcccaacccccAGTCGAAGGACTCACCCCAGACCATTTGAAAGGGTGTAATCGGCAGAACGGATCCTGCACCTGGGAATGGGACGGCCTGTCCAGGAAGGGCCCTGTTCACCTGGCCCGGATCGTGGCCGCTGACGGACCCCTCCCTTTTCCCACAGGGGGAGGAAATCCTGGCAGCGCTGAGGGAGGTGCCCAGCAGAGGCGTCACCTTGCGGATAGCCGTCAATCCTCCTTCCTCCCGGATGCCCTGCTCtgacctgcagctgctggaggaGAGCggtgagagagagagcgcgcctgGATttcagcacgggggggggggggtggcaaggcGGGGCGGGGGGTCCTCCTCTCTGCACCCCCCCAAAGAgacagccataataataataataataataataataataataataataataataataataataatatattcgttacaccctgcccatctggctaggtttccccagccactctgggcggcttccaacaaaatattaaaaacacaataaaacatcagacattaaaagcttccctaaacagggctgccttcagatgtcttctaaaagtcagatacagtgaatgctcgggttgcgaacgtgatccgtgcgggaggcatgttcgcaacctgcagcgccgcgtctgcgcacgcacgggttgcgattcggcgcttctgcgcatgcgaaaagcacgatttagtgtttctgcacatgcccgagtgccgaaacctggaagtaacccgttccggtacttccggattCATCACAGTGCACAAcccaaaaacacgcaacctgaagtgtctgtaacccgaggtatgactgtagttattTATTTTGTTGGTATTGATTTTAATGATGGTTTTAATGCAACTACAAAGCGGGCGGGGAGAATTCAGAAAGGAGGGACAGGAATTCAATAAGAAAAggtgtaacaaaacaaaacaaaagatataTGTTTGGAGTTAGGTAATAATTGGGAAGATTTAATAAAATCCAGAAGCAAAAGGCTTTGAATTCAGGGGCTGCTTAGCTTAGAAGATGACAGAGATGGGTAAAATTATGTAAGAGACTTTTCCCCCTCGCTTGTAATGCTTgaaaaaggaccccccccccaaagaagggGCTTTCTCTTGCAAGAGATTCAGGCCAGACCTACTGAAAGGGCTCAATTACTATTGGTCGCTTGCAGGATCAGAGAGGCAGGTCCTCGCCCCGAGGAGCTTACACTCTTAAAACCAAGTGTATGGGCTGGATTTGCGGGCGAGGCTGTAAAAGGTGCTGAGAACTAGCCGCTCCCTTCCTTGTTTGTTCCCAAACTCCTCCAGGCGCCCAGATCCGCAAAGTCAATTTCCCGGAACTGACCGGTGGGGTCCTGCACACCAAATTCTGGATCGTGGACCAGCAGCACATCTTCCTTGGCAGCGCGAACATGGACTGGCGCGCCCTCACCCAGGTGATGCCCGCGACCCTCCGGGAGGGCCTTTGTGGAGCGGGGGACCCCCGTCCTGGCCTGTGGGACTGGGGTCAGGGTTATTTTCTTTACGGGACGGTTGGGCCTGATAGTTTCTGAGTCCACCTCTCACATCAGAAGTGGGGGCTCAGGGGTTCCCCTCAGCTGCAGCAGCACCCCAGTTCCGGAATGgcttccccaaggagggagggagggagggagggaggcccatCTGGAggccaacatatatatataataataataatttattatttatatcccacccatctggctgggtttccccagccactcttggcagcctccaaccgaatattaaaaacaatacagcatcagacattaaaaacttcgctaaacagggccgccttctgttgtcttttaaaagtaaaatagttttttattgccttgacatctgctgggagggcgttccacagggcgggattttccgttctttatcacttactctgcatttcttaattattcttttactcttaattatccttaactaataattctcctcatagtctttcttgcaatatttcaaatagtcctccttacagaacttcttgcagtcctgctagcgtaatctgttcattacaattgcttttcaaatagttcatgtatttagtcttctaagaatctctggtcccgcagatttcgaatcctttcgttaatttatccaattctgcatagtccattaacttcatccaccattcttcttttgtcggtaattcttcttgcttccattttcccTCTGGGGCTGATTTCAGGTTTCCCGGGTGCTTCTCCCCATAGATCCTGCAGCCTGCATCAACTGCGCCTGGGCTGTATCCTGCGGCCTCCTGCTAACCTCTCCCTTTCTCGGCCCCCAggtgaaggagctgggcatggcTATCTACAACTGCAGCTGCCTGGCCCAGGACTTGGGGAAGATGTTCGAGGCCTACTGGGCTCTGGGTCTGTCCAACGCCACCATCCCGTCGCCCTGGCCAGCCAATTACTCCACCTCCTATAACAAGGAGACGCCGCTGGAGCTGGAGCTGAACGGCACGGAGGCCGGGGTCTACTTCTCGGTGAGATGGGAGGGCGGGGGCCCCCTGTGCTCAAGACCCCCTGCTCCAGTCTCTGCTGGCATCCTTGGTGCTCAGATGCCGGGGGCCGACTTGGGGGGGTTCctttacgatacgatacgatacgatacgatacctttattgtcattgtcccatacagaacaatgaaattgaaaaatctacataagacattcaaaaccccctaaaaactctgaaaccccattttaaagtacaatatactcctatagaaactccttatactgcgtttaaaaccagaattgcactggctagtcctagtctttataaccctgtacagtggtgcctcgcaagacgaaaagaatccgttccgcgagtctcttcgtcttgcggtttttttgtcttgcgaagcaagcccattagcggcttagcggattagcgctattagcggcttagcgggtttagcggatcagctgataagcggcttagcggatcagctgttaagcggcttagcggatcagctgataagcggcttagcgatcagctgttaagtggcttagcggcttagcggatcagctgttaagcggcttagcgacttagcggatcagctgataagcggcttagcggcttgggaaaaaggggggtgaaaggaaaaaaaccctgcaggaactcgcaagacattttcgtcttgtgaagcaagcccataggaaattcgttttgcgaagcacctccaaaacggaaaaccctttcgtctagcgggttttccgtcttgcgaggcattcgtcttgcggggcaccactgtaccttcttccagaaggcagaagctgaaagggatcatttccggggtgcgcagtatccaataataataataataaataaataaataaataaataaataaataaataaaaatttataccccgcccatctggctgggcttccccagccactctggacggcttaaaaaaaataataaaatattaaaatcctgcgctatctctgcagctttcttatgacacctggaagcgtagatttgatccaaggtgggaagagtgcgccCAAttcttctctccgcagtctttacaaccctggacagcattgttttttccttggccgtgcagctcccaaaccacacacacagaccataagttaatacaccaGTACAAtggtacaatggtaaaatgccatcaacaggtcctttcagagcttgtttttccggaggattctcagaaaatataacctctgctgtgctctcttcatcaggtctttgctgttttctccgtTAACTGTTTGGTTCCGtaaaacaattttttattatttctgagaAACTGACATTTATCGGGTTGCAGCTAAACCTATGGATTCTACCTCCAACAGGAAAGTCACAGGGGTGGCAAGTCCCAATGAAATGTGGCTTTATTTGGCGTTCATAACATTTGGTTTGATCTCTTTCTGTATCAAGTTTTTGCCGTAGGAAATAATTCAGTCATTGGTCTCTAAAGAACACACTTTATTTCGCAATGTAACGGCATTGACCCCTGGTTAGGTTTTCGGTGCCTTCTTCTCTTTAATTTATATTTCCTCCTGGATTGTTACtttaactcatgggtaggcaaactaaggcccgggggccggatccggcccaatcgccttctaaatctggcctgcggatggtctgggaatcagcgtgtttttacatgagtagaatgtgtgcttttatttaaaatgcatctctgggttatttgtggggcataggaattcgttcacccccccccaaatatagtccagctccccacaagttctaagggacagtggaccagccccctgctgaaaaggtttgctgacccctgcatttaACTCCATAGCAAAGTCCTGAAGATTCAATAAAAATTTGAAAACCTCATTCTGAAACCCTGCCTAGACAGCCCAGAATGTCGGCTGTGTGCCTGACTTTGGGGTGCCtgtccttctcctcctttcctgagTCTCTTTTCCCTCTGCCTGTCTCCAGAGTGCCCCCCCTGCACTGTGCGCCACAGGGCGGACGGAGGACCTCCAGTCCCTGGTGAGCATCATTGATGACGCTGATGAGTTTGTTTACATTGAGGTGATGAGCTACCTGCCCACCATGGAGTTCTCGCACCCCAAGAGGTAAGTGTGCAGTTGATGGGgcagctcttctccctcccctcccttggcTGTGGGAAGGATAAGCTTTACAAACGAAGAAGCACTGGCCAGGAAGCCGTTGCAGAGGCTCCTGctgatgcagcagggcttctccttccacctgcctcccccaaatccactctggGAAAGAGCCAGAATATCGGGGGGTCATTCcgcctggcaagcagaaatgaattgtacagttgggtggccaggtaaaggtaaagggacccctgactgttaggtccagtcgtggacgactctggggttgcggtgctcatctcactttatcggctgagggagccggcgtacagcttctgggtcatgtgaccagcatgactaagccgcttctggcgaaccagagcagcgcacggaaacgccgtttaccttcccaccggagcagtacctattgatctacttgcactttgacgtgctttcgaactgctaggttggcaggagcagggactgagcaacgggagctcaccccatcgcagggattcgaaccgccgaccttccaatcggcaagccctagtctctgtggtttagaccacaacgccacccgcgtcccttctggcaCCATAGCACCTCTCAATGTCCATCTTATGCTGTCCCCGTTTGAGGGGCGCTAGAGCGGGTGATGGGCTGCCCCACATCAGAGGTGGCAATGCAGGATGTGGCCCCGATGCTCTTGCTTCCTTCTTCCTGCTCAGGTTCTGGCCAGTGATTGACGACCACTTGCGGAAGGTGGCTTACGAGAGGAGAGTCCGTGTGCGACTGCTGGTCGGATGCTGGAGGCACTCCAAGGCCAACATGTTCCCCTTCCTGCGCTCCCTGGCTGCCATGCACGACGTCCGCACCCACTACAACATGGAAGTGGTAAGGACACCCCCGGTGCCTGGGTCGGGGCTCCCCAGCCCTGGAAGACCGGGCTCCAGGgcagtcttaagcatatccggcaccgtggtgcaaagatctctCTGgcgccccccatttcccagagttgttgaccttttcccaagcctctttggggatcactctcctcctgcgtaggcttgggaaggaagcttcacatctgccagccatatagttggcggggcgcagcttccatcccaagcctccgtgggaggagatagatagataaaaactTTAAtcacattagccaatggccacggcaacaataaaacattacagtatacgcagaaagggagatttgatataagagcacaatttaaagtcctgcatcagccgtcagttagtgacccttattctgattgcccctgctatgaacctagcaacctttgctattatctgctcattttgatctgatagaagaaaggacattgcggcagtggttgagcgccctgggatggttagtacgagtggggtgatgatctcgttcctcaggtctttgtagagagcgcaagacaggaggacgtgtgccgctgtttcggtgctgccatctccacaggggcaaagacgtttctcaggcgggatcttttggaatcaaccctcaagtaccgcagatggcaaaacatcccagtcttgcaagtgtaaaagcacgcctgtattttgggataataagtttgtgcagatacggggccagagaatcaaaatggagaggtggaaaatgaacataccaagggcagaatttccttatagtggctggggtgttctgatgctcgatatctttTAGACGTTGCCCAATTAGTCTGTTTGCTTTAGTAgggcccatagtgagtaggtgctgtggggataggccacaagagtgaagtttttgatagacggttttaaggcaggcacttttatgggagtCTTGAAGCACTAGGGATAGCaaaccgggtgtgtgtgtgtgtgtgtgtgtgtgtgagtttagGCAGAACCAGAAGTTAAGAGTTCTTTGCCAAGTCTGTATTTCTAACTGAAGGGAGACTTGCTTCCAGTCTCAATGATGCGTTTGGGACACATGGCGgtacagaaaaaaaaatctgccttagAAAATTTAATTGAACAGCTTCCAAAGTTCTAAGGTGGTTACCAGCACAAATCTGAACCCCGTATAGTAGCTGTGCCAGGGGTTTAGCTTGGAAGACTTTTAGGGCTGATGGTATATGTTTGCCACCCTTTGTATGGAAAAAGCGAGTCAAAGTCTTGGCGCTTTGggatgctttttcttttgcacatttttgGTGTGCTCCCCATGACCCCGTGGACTGGAAGATAAGGCCCAAAATATTTGAAAGCTTTGACCTGTTCGATTGGCTGATTGTCCATACGCCAACCGTGGGGCCTATATTTTcttgggaaaaccataactttggttttctgatagtttaCGACCAGGTGTTCTCTCTGGCAATACACTGAGAATTCTCTTATCAGTCTTTTTAGGCCTATTTTTGTCTGGGATAAGAGGACCGCATCATCAGCATATAATTGTACAGAGATTGGTTTTGAGGCCAGTTTAGGGGCCTGGAACTCTGGAGATGTTAGACACTGGACCGTGTCGTTTAGgtataggtcaggggtctgcaacctttaagacaaaaagagccacttggacccgtttctgaagaaaaaaacaactgggagctgcaaaactcatcattataaaaataacttttttgtcacctttttattatttctttgtttgacccctcagaattactcctccttgtagaaataaacgttaaattaacaagttacctttgtgtgtgtgtgtgttcttcactccccttcaaaacagtgaccagcgtacatgccccctttcaatgcagtgaccagcgtacatgccccttacaatgtagcgggcgggaaggtgacgtcggggcggtgcgtgactaacgcacgcaccgcccccatgcgacgtcacagccagtacagcacccgccacagtggggagtgtcggggcgcacaatgcgcctccttcccttgctagtatccgccctggagccgcggcaaaggtgtaaaagagccacatgcggctccggagccacaggttgcagacccctggtataggtTAAAGAGAGCGATCCCCACAGCGGCTTGGGAGGCaaagctgcacgcccgccagccatatggttgatggggcacagctggcgagcatgcagggaaaggggaagcCGCCGGCAAAGCtacacagctcccccactcgctagggcgcccctgagaggccagcgccctggtgTGACGCACCACTAAGCCCAATGGGGAAGACGGCTCTACCGGGCTCACTGGAGAGCCATTTCCGCTTCCCTCCCAGCTGCCTCCTCTGCGTGCGAAGCACACGCACCCCAGTTTTgtctttctccccttctcctccgcCAGAGGCTCTTTGTGGTCCCAGCCAATGAGTCACAGGCCAAGATCCCCTACGCCAGAGTCAACCACAGCAAGTTCATGGTGACGGACAAGGTGGCTTATATTGGTGAGTAGTTTGAGGGGCGGGGGCAGTCGTAAAGGGGAGGCCAGTTGAGGCAGAAAGCTTTGCCGgggactaaggtaaaggtaaagggacccctgaccattaggtccagtcgtgaccgactctggggttgcagcgctcatctcgctttattggctgagggagtcggcgtacagcttccgggtcatgtggccagcatgactaagccgcttctggcgaaccagcgcagcgcacggaaacgccatttaccttcccgccggagtggtacctatttatctacttgcactttgatgtgcttttgaactgctaggttggcaggagctcaccgCAACGGGGATTcaaagctcaccccgtcgcggggattcaaaccgctgaccttctgatcggcaagtcccaggctctgtggtttaacccacagcgccacctgcatccattAGTTGCCGGGGACTAGCAGGGGCGAAAACTGTCCAgcaatgggagagggagagaagcagccatAAGGGGGAGAACAGAAGAGACTAAGGGGAGTTCATTGGAGACCCACCTCATCCAGATGCCTTTTGGGGAAACTCGGAAACAGGATCCGAGCCCAATAGCTctctcccctccagtggtttccagcggCTGTTgttcaggagcattgctgcctcctgaaCAACAGCCGGAGCCATCAAtaaccctctccacctccatgaattggtcccatcctcttttaaagctattcaccttggtggccatctctgcctcctgtggcagggagttccacagtttcactCCGTGCTGCTTGAAGGTGGACTTTTCTGTTATCAGTGCTGAATCTCCCAACCTTCAGCTTCAGGGATTGTCCACAAGTTCTATTGTGAGGAAGAAAAAACGTCTCTCTCGCCACTTCCTCCCTgccatgcatatatattttttaataaacctTTATCACGTCGCCTCTTCCTCCCCTTTTCAGTAAAACTGAAAAGCTCCAAGCGCGGCACCCTTTCCTGCTTCACCCCTTCGATCATTCGGGcagccctttcctgaacctttcccaacGCTGTAATATCCATTTTGAGACCAGAATTGTAGATGAGCAGCCGTCAATAGGCTCCTTCTCCACCATGAATTTGCCtagcccacctggtccagcaccctcttctcacggTGGCGGAACAattgcttgtgggaaaccagcactcaggattcgaacacagagcTCCCCcctttctgtggcttccagcagctgggattcagaagcacggcTGCCTCCCGCCGCGAACGCCATTGTCATCAAGCTTTGTTGCAGAACGCAGGACTCTTAAGCGtttattttcccttcctttccggCAGGAACGTCCAACTGGTCCGGGGACTACTTCCTCCACACGGCGGGGTCCGCCCTGGTGGTGAACCAGAGCCACGTGGGGGCCGGAGAACAGCTCACGGTTCGCGATCAGCTGCAGGCGGTGTTTGAGCGGGACTGGAACTCCAGATACAGCCAGGAGCTGAGCTTGCCGGGCCAGTGGGAGCAGTTGTGCGGCACCTACTAGCCAAAGGGACATCCCCTCTGCCCGTTCCCAGCTGGAGAGGGGCTGCGAGCACCAGCCCCCTGTCGGAGGCCGGCGGAGGGGCTTCCCCAGAGGCAGGGGGTCTCCCTGGGGAACCTTGCGGGACTCCAGCCGAGTGAACCAGGGGGGGTACCCAAGGCCTCCTTGGGGGCAAATGTTTGGGGTAAGAGAAACTCCTGCAAGGGAACAATTCAGCCTGACCGAaggattgggggtgggtggggggtttgcCATGTGCAAACAACCAAGTGACGTGCAAAGGGAGCTTTCGGCGCATGCAAATTGTGGGTAAAAAGTCACTGTTCCGAACTGGGAAGCAAAAGGGTTTTGCGTGGGTGGGAGGATAGATGTAGAGAAGAGGGCGTTTAGCAGTTAGGGGGAAAGGGTACGTGGGTTTAAGGAGACGAAAACGGAAAAGGATTCCTGGCCAAAAAGATCCCTCGCGGAggaatctcctcctcctgttcAGCAGAAGTGTGAAGAATCGTGAGAGAGGAGGTGTTGCAGGATATGTGCCGCTCAGAAGCTCCCAAGTCAGGTGGGACCTGTCTGAACCtgtggagagcctctgccagtccgtgtaggctgtgctaagctagatgggccaagcaGTCCGACTTGGCGCTCCCTGTTCTGCCTTGTTTCTCTGCCGTTAATGCCTTTCAGAGAGGACCACACACAACCAGCTTCTGTCGCTGCCGAAATTGCCACTGTCCTTCCTTGACCAGTGGCTCTTAGGCACTCAGCACTCAAAGAGTGCTGGCAATGAGAACCGCAGACTCATAGTGGTGGAAGGGATACCCAAAGGtcctctagaccaaccccctgctgcaatacaggaatcccagctgaagcatccctggcaggtgacgatccaacctctgcttagaaacctccgaggaaggagattCTACCCCCTTCCAGGGGAGACCGCTCCACTGCCACAcaactcttcctgtcagaaagttcctcctggtgtttagtcagaataataataataataataatattttatttatatcccgccctccccagccaaagccgggctcagagcgtctaacaacagtaaaaatagcacaatttatataaaatcacagtcaattaattgaaatatattctaaaatcagttcagaatcaaattaagggcaaccattgggctagagttctatgaggattacagaaggagagagggggtcagactgtgtcttggccaaaggcctggtggaacagctccatcttgcaggccctgcggaaagatgtcaagtcccgcaaggccctagtctcatgtgacagagcgttccaccagatcggggccacagccgaaaaagccttggctctggtcgaggccagccaaacctccctgtggcccgggatctccaagatgtttttatttgaagaccgtaagttcctccgtgggacataccaggagaggcgg encodes the following:
- the PLD3 gene encoding 5'-3' exonuclease PLD3, encoding MKPHVTYHQLKVLRSPEEPPLTQQPSLAPKKDFRCILVVAILSTMLATVLLFHMFILPFRGLTLAGKEAAAGPYLGNRCNDPCRSVLVESIPEGLTYDDNSTLNPSIFDAWKTLLADATRSVDIASFYWTLSNKDTGTQDPSAGQGEEILAALREVPSRGVTLRIAVNPPSSRMPCSDLQLLEESGAQIRKVNFPELTGGVLHTKFWIVDQQHIFLGSANMDWRALTQVKELGMAIYNCSCLAQDLGKMFEAYWALGLSNATIPSPWPANYSTSYNKETPLELELNGTEAGVYFSSAPPALCATGRTEDLQSLVSIIDDADEFVYIEVMSYLPTMEFSHPKRFWPVIDDHLRKVAYERRVRVRLLVGCWRHSKANMFPFLRSLAAMHDVRTHYNMEVRLFVVPANESQAKIPYARVNHSKFMVTDKVAYIGTSNWSGDYFLHTAGSALVVNQSHVGAGEQLTVRDQLQAVFERDWNSRYSQELSLPGQWEQLCGTY